The Anaerolineae bacterium genome includes a region encoding these proteins:
- a CDS encoding 4Fe-4S dicluster domain-containing protein codes for MKRIVVRTELCTGCRACQVACVAEHEGQFGTAAARIRVIKDETIGLDQPHVCRQCRRAACIEACAVDALYRDETTGAVLLAPDRCTGCGACVEACPFGMAALHPETGKALICDLCRGDPECVKRCASLAITYTDGKPTELPAWAKWIRATATEGK; via the coding sequence GTGAAGCGAATCGTGGTCCGTACGGAGCTGTGCACCGGCTGCCGGGCCTGCCAGGTGGCCTGTGTGGCCGAGCACGAGGGCCAGTTTGGAACAGCGGCAGCCAGGATACGGGTGATCAAGGACGAGACCATTGGGCTGGACCAGCCACACGTCTGCCGTCAGTGCCGCCGAGCCGCCTGCATCGAAGCTTGCGCCGTGGATGCCCTCTACCGGGACGAGACCACCGGCGCCGTGCTCCTGGCGCCCGACCGTTGCACCGGCTGTGGAGCCTGTGTGGAGGCCTGCCCCTTCGGCATGGCGGCCTTACACCCCGAGACCGGTAAGGCGCTGATCTGTGATCTGTGCAGGGGCGATCCTGAGTGTGTAAAGAGATGCGCCTCCCTCGCCATCACCTACACCGACGGCAAGCCAACTGAGTTGCCCGCCTGGGCGAAGTGGATCCGAGCCACAGCGACGGAGGGGAAGTGA
- a CDS encoding creatininase family protein → MESGRVLMEQMSWMEIEEAIAEGKDIALLAVGAIEQHGPHLPTGTDTYLGYALTEGVARELGDALVAPVMRPGLSEHHTDFPGTLTLSQQTFMQVLMEYCLSLGRHGFRDIVLISSHGGNSDTMLAFLPRIAKALKDTCRVHMVVPNIRELAGGVTEVYEEYGVTRPQAGVHAGFGETSMMLAVHPDLVDMDRAEAGRADEEFYHPDHIKHSQIESFVYGIRYQSPNGILGDARGSNAEAGRKLLDIRVRETAEEVRRMVSIAREKAS, encoded by the coding sequence ATGGAAAGCGGACGGGTCCTTATGGAGCAGATGAGCTGGATGGAGATCGAGGAGGCTATCGCCGAGGGCAAAGACATCGCTCTCCTGGCGGTGGGGGCCATCGAGCAGCACGGCCCCCACCTACCCACGGGCACGGACACCTACCTGGGTTACGCCCTGACGGAGGGGGTGGCGCGCGAGTTAGGCGATGCCCTGGTGGCCCCGGTGATGCGCCCCGGCCTATCGGAGCACCACACTGACTTCCCCGGTACCCTGACCCTGAGCCAGCAGACGTTCATGCAGGTTCTGATGGAGTACTGCCTCTCCCTGGGCAGACACGGCTTCAGGGACATCGTCCTCATCTCCTCGCACGGCGGTAACTCGGACACCATGCTCGCCTTCCTACCTCGCATCGCCAAGGCCCTCAAGGACACCTGCCGGGTGCACATGGTGGTGCCTAACATCAGGGAGCTGGCCGGCGGCGTCACCGAAGTCTACGAGGAGTACGGAGTCACCCGTCCTCAGGCCGGGGTCCACGCTGGCTTCGGCGAGACCTCCATGATGCTGGCCGTGCATCCCGATTTGGTGGACATGGACCGGGCGGAAGCGGGCCGGGCGGACGAGGAGTTCTACCACCCGGACCATATCAAGCACTCCCAGATCGAATCCTTCGTCTACGGCATCCGTTACCAGTCACCCAACGGCATCCTGGGAGATGCCCGCGGCTCCAATGCCGAAGCCGGCCGGAAGCTTCTGGACATCAGGGTGAGGGAGACGGCCGAGGAGGTCCGACGAATGGTATCCATCGCTCGGGAGAAGGCCAGTTGA